AACTTCGTCATCATCGATCATGGGAACGGTGAATATTCCCTGCTGGGACATATGATGAACGGCTCGATACAGGTTAAGGAAGGGGATGAGGTGAAAGCGGGGGATATCATAGGAAAGTGCGGTAACAGCGGTAATACATTTATACCTCACATCCACTACCAGCTCATGGATGGAGCAAATCCTGTAAAGTACGAAGTGAACGGTCTTCCGGCTCTCTTCAGCAACTATTCTGTCTTCAAGCCTCCCACAGATTTTTCAAATGATTTCATTCCCGAAGACATAGTCTTTAAGATGGAACAACTGACCAACGGTGATCCTGAGCTTGGTCAGATACTGGAGGCGCAATGATCTTATCCTGATTCATCGAGAGTCTCCATCTATTTCACTATCCATGCTGGTTTCAGCCTGAAAGTGCGCAAAATCCCGCTTGATCTCTGGCTTTGCCGTGCTAAAGACAGAGGATTTTGATAGAATTTTCTGATTTTAAAGGACATTATGACCGAACTGATGTGGCATATGGCTTGCTTTAAATCTTG
This genomic window from Acidobacteriota bacterium contains:
- a CDS encoding M23 family metallopeptidase — encoded protein: NFVIIDHGNGEYSLLGHMMNGSIQVKEGDEVKAGDIIGKCGNSGNTFIPHIHYQLMDGANPVKYEVNGLPALFSNYSVFKPPTDFSNDFIPEDIVFKMEQLTNGDPELGQILEAQ